In Cheilinus undulatus linkage group 3, ASM1832078v1, whole genome shotgun sequence, the genomic window TCCCCAACAGCACAGCCTCAACCTAGCTGACTTTGAGCGTGAGGAGGACCCCTTCGACAAGCTTGAGCTCAAAACTTTGGACGATAAGGAGGAGCTCAGGAGCATCCTCCAGAGCCAGCCTCAACCTCAGCCTCCTCCATCTGTAACCCAGCCTGAGGTCTCCCAGAGGGGGCCTGAGTCACGTGGAAACAGCCCCTCCCCTCCAAGCACCAACACCAGCCTCACAGCCAAACCTGGCTTTGCACATAAACCCAACGGGTTGGTTGCCTTGCTGGACATGGACAGAGTTGGGCACCCTGGGAGAGCAGGCTTTGAGACGGATGATCGACCATGTAACATCCGCTCTCTCACTTTTCCCAAGCTCTCTGACTCTGGTGACCCAGAGCCAGTGAGGTACAGCCCACTCCCCACACCCATCCCTGCCCCCAGACACAACCTTCCAAATGGCAGCCCGCCAACCATTCCCAAAACCCAAGTTATTGTTGCCCCTGAGCCTCAAAGCCACATCAAGAGTGGTGCACCAAAACCAGTGAGCATGACTTTGTATTCTCTATATCCATTTGTGTACATTGGCTGTGTGGGATAAAGTGATGTGGATTAAGCAGTGATGGTAAATTAGGAATGTCAAGAATCCTATCAACCCTCAATTTTTAACTCTAGGTTAACCCGGGATCAGGATCTGCAGGTCTGCCATGTGGAGGAGCCCTTCTCAGCATGACCCCCAGTGAACGCCAGTGTGTGGAAACCCTCGTGGGCATGGGCTACTCTTATGAGGGTGTACTACGGGCCATGCAGAGACAAGGGCAGAATGTGGAGCAGGTGGGACATCTCTCACACCTATGAGCGGATATCTGGAATGTTTGCAAATTAACTTACCAGTGGGCATCACAgtttattgttactgtacttttttattgtgttcattTAGAATTAAATGGTTTAATCACGCTGCCCTTTTTCTCAAGGTTAAGGCATTGTGCACAGCCCTTTGATCTATTCAACAAATCCCACACAGCTTGATCCTTCCAATCATAAGGGGATAGGCAAAATAAAAAGGGTTCATAGACAGGATTTTCTTTGTTTCAAGCTGGGTTTAAACTGTAAATTTACATCAGTTAATGATAACTTTTGAGACACATGCAATGTATTGAAGACAATTAATGAACCTTACATTTATTTAAGTCAATTTATCTGCTCATTATTTTGTCAAAGTGAATCAGGAAACCATGCATTTCTAATTTTTCTAAGCGAGATCTATGTAATGACTGGCTTTAGCTATACAAAAAAAAGCGAGATTTTAAACATGCATAATGAATGAACATGTACCTACTGTTTGTCTCAGGTGCTGGACTATCTGTTTGTCCATGGACGTCTGTGTGAGCGGGGCTTTGATGCAAGTGCAGTGGAGGAATGCTTAGAGATGTACCAGTGCTCAGAGGAAAAGGTTTGTTTAGTTTGCCATTATGCAACAGTATGGTGAAAGATGCATTATCAAAATGTTATATAGACAATACTGATCTAAAATAAGATACCTCAACATCTATGATGAGATCAAATTAGTTCCCCTTTTTCATCCTTTCCAGGCCCTTCAGTTTCTTGAACTCATGTCAAgatttggtgaaatgggtttTGAACGAGACACCATCAAAGAAGTGCTGCTGGTCCACAACAACGATCAGGACAAGGCTTTAGAGGACCTGATGGCTCGGGCTGCAGCTAGCTGAGCTAAGCTAACCAGCCCAACTAAAGCCCGGCCCAAGGCTTGCCTCCCGCTACTAGCCAACACAGCCCCTTTCCTTCTTTCCACTCTATCACACCATACCCTGCCCTTGCCTTGTTTGTGGAAGGGACAGCTGGGAGACAGTTGTATTTCTCTCCTTGATAAATTGTGTTGTGTTTCAGCACTTCTTGAAGACTGTGTGCCTGTGGAGGGGGTTGTAGTTGTTCTTTTTCTACAAAATACTCTGGTTTTGTTCCAGGATTTGGTACTTCTAGGGTATTTAAAAAGGAAAGTACGTATCAGCTGTGAAGAAGAAACTGGAAGAATTGGGCTATGGCATTTTAATGCTGTTCTACTTCTACAAGGAAGTGTTTATGTGACTGCAGGACTGAAAGAGAGGCTGATGACAGCCTCTTAATGCATCACATACAGACCAGTTTGAACTCTCTAAACTCCCAAACAACTAAGCTGCCATCTTCCACTGCTCACTGCAGACCTAGTAAATGGTGGAGGGGACTGGGGGCCTTGAAGAGGCTATCTTTGAACTGAACCAActaacatttaaagtaaaaaaaaaaaaaaaaaaaatttaaaaaatatatataaaaaagaaattcaaggcCCCGTTGCCAGACAGATAACTGAGTCTCAAGAAGTGCCCTCTCTGCTCTGGTGCCCTGCACCTTTTTCTGTTCTGCtttattctttcattcattattgtctatttttctgttcatttggGCACGTTTGTCACATAATTCAAAGACACCATTTCTTTGctttctgtttaaagaactgCATTATTGATCCTTAGTCATCATAACTCAAAACACAAGAGATACTATTGCCCTAGTAGGCTCTTTGACCTGCACTGGAATGGCCTGGTAACAAAGTGAGGAGAAATCAGGAGAAATATCTCCATAGGAAATTACTAAATGTTGTCCCATAAACCACTGGCACTGATGTGTCACACTGCACAGACACGTTTCTTTATGTTCAAGTTATTTAAAATAGTACACTGAcactttcatttaaaataaagagtTTGGTTTGATAATGTAAGTTAAGTTAACTTACAAAGGtgatgcttttttaaatcaccacagacttttgtttttgcagactGGAAAAGAGtgagtggttaaaaaaaaaaaaagaaatgaaatgtaAGTGAGGGTTGTGTTTGCAGCCTCGTCACAGTGCAATAGAGACATTTCATAGTGTGTGATTGTCAGGTGGCACTTTGAGCCTTGAGATATTGTTGGGGGTTATGGAAGAGGCTGGAAATTTGGATTGAACTCAAAAAGGGTGATTTCTGCCATGGTTAAAATCTGATTTCATGCCATAATTTTTATCAAACATGACATTGATTTGTTGACTTGTCCACAGTTTTTCAAGTGTAATAGTCTTGATTGTAAGTTTGTTGTCGCCTCAAACATCTTAAATGAAGACTTAAAAAGTTCAGTCACCACAAAAGCATTTTCCCAA contains:
- the ubap1 gene encoding ubiquitin-associated protein 1, coding for MAARKSGSDAYNNGPISYLDDVPFKINDKFRCPAKVGLPVGFCLPDCDSLLVDTQYDFSLERRSVRWAVELAEARAAEEITAKQEAESRERLAQAKDIDGGGGKKPQSAAEDQDLLPPAMNPVLAGLSHNAILTPLPAPSLGPRKAQPSTPQQHSLNLADFEREEDPFDKLELKTLDDKEELRSILQSQPQPQPPPSVTQPEVSQRGPESRGNSPSPPSTNTSLTAKPGFAHKPNGLVALLDMDRVGHPGRAGFETDDRPCNIRSLTFPKLSDSGDPEPVRYSPLPTPIPAPRHNLPNGSPPTIPKTQVIVAPEPQSHIKSGAPKPVNPGSGSAGLPCGGALLSMTPSERQCVETLVGMGYSYEGVLRAMQRQGQNVEQVLDYLFVHGRLCERGFDASAVEECLEMYQCSEEKALQFLELMSRFGEMGFERDTIKEVLLVHNNDQDKALEDLMARAAAS